In Cryptomeria japonica chromosome 1, Sugi_1.0, whole genome shotgun sequence, the sequence caacctatgaaaaacccttcgcaacaagatgtgctttgtacttatcaatggaaccatcagcagcatacttagtgcgatacaaccagtggcacctaaccatctttctgcccttaggaagaggacagagatcccaagtattattcctcatcaaagaagaatactcctcctccataacacaatcccactcagggtgtcctgtagcctctgaaaacttctgaggatcatctgaaatagcatgactcaaaagaatagaacccatagtatgagaacgagtgcgatgagtatctgaaggatcactggCCAGAGGACTTGCTACCTCaatagtaaggcgagcccacttgggtaTCTGAGGTGGAgcgggtggaggtgggggtggtggatcgtcagcaccatcatcagaatcatcctcaaaaagatctggaagagatgcagtggaaggagtaggcagaggaCTAGACACTGGAGTcgaggtatccactgtgggaaggcgctcatcaaactaaaCATTCCGTCGAAACAAggcctctctggaatcaggatcaaacaacctgtacaccttaacatcctcacaatagccaacaaaaatgagtggtcggatcttccgctccatggctttcttctgagcatcaggaataaaagcccaagtctcactgccaaacactcagaaaaaagaaacatcaggcttgtcatgagaccaagcctcctcaggagtcatatgttgaatcaccttgtgaggcatttgattctgaatatagttggcaaaaTTGACTGCCTCATcccaaaaagacgaatccatgaacctggactgaatcatacaattcgctatctcccgtaaagttttgttcttgcgctcagcgacaccattctactgaggggtgtagggaacagtaaactgatgctgcaaaccatgctcagtgcaaaaatctctgaaagcctgattcatatactcccccccattatctgtacgtatccatCGAATAGAATAGACAGATTGTtcctctacaaatgtcttgaagattcaaatgaatcaaagacatcagacttgtacttaagaaagtacacccatgtgagtctggagaagtcatcaataaaagtgagtacatacttggccctagaaaaaggagtgggaaatgacttGAGATCATTATGAATCAACTCTAAGGGTGTCAAAGCACAAGAGGCTCTTCCCTTCGAAAAGGGATCTCTacgatgcttgccaagcacacaaccatgacaaacaccatcaatgcAGGAAatatgtgggagcccaagaacaagtgcctatgtactcatctattgaagatatctgtaattgacatggcccaagcgctcatgccaaagctgactcactgaatctgcatgtgctataagagatgaacctgtacccgaagggggctcaaattcatcaaatctgtaaagatgagatgcagtatcaacactcccagtagccacaacaaaatcagggtcatggaagtcctgaataaccacatcatgtggtgagaactcaactgtcttaccaaaacCAGAGTGGCAAAACTTATAAATGGACaagaggttcgtcgagatgtcaaggacaaccagaacatcctgcagagtacccccatccaaagagacaaaacctaaACCCAAGACTAAAAgttgaactaagtcacccactgcaatctgtgaaataacacaagaggcaagagaagtaaccaactgttgagtgtgagtcatatggtgagaagcaccagaatctagtatccatgtggacccataggtcaaatcTCGAGAAGTGAGAACATggcctttccctgtggaaggagaagacgcttgaggtgaggagatgtgatgctggtgcatggcttcctctaaagcctctaatcgtttccaacacctggaaactagatgttccttccttgccacaaaaactgcaagtatctcctgatttcttcttagtcttggaggaagactcaccagaatGCGAATATTTCTCTtgttttggaggaaatggaggtttagaatcagacgtaggaggtggcttggaggaagactcattGTCGGCAAAATTCTTCTTGGGCTTCGATTTCTGCTTTTGCTtatccttagaggactgagcaaccaatgctttgttcttggagcctgagagcttATCCagatgagaaagatgagactgcttacgagacaaacgctcacaaaagacatcaaaggtaggcatgttgaaacaagcacccaagccatccatggtggagtagaaagcagaggcaaaaaactgaaaatgaccccgaagcttcgaaagaatcaagtgaatgcactctgtgtctgtcttgatcttacCTCATCCCTGAAGAAAAGATCTGATAGTTTTGAACTTGTTCGAAAAaacctcaatggtgggaaaggaatcaggtgacaaggaaagcaactctgcctcaatctgtaatgcctgaatctcattaaccctcctgaagagagaatcaaacttcaagcacatagcccgaggagtgagtaactcatcaaggtgaaacataagacTATCAGAGACGtgcaaagagagcaaacccatggcctcatccatcttgtttttgtgttgaagaagctcataaggacactGCAATATAGGCTAAACCTCATCCAAAAAAGACCACAAGCCTCATGCCCGGAGAAGCCTCATGatgtggggcttccaggtgtgatatttgtgtgaattcaacaactcaactgaaggatctgccatgaaaacAAAACTttacacctgcacctgcttgttggtttattttattatgtgatctttcaaaatagacagaagatgcagaagggcttgtttgttttgagatttttggtgtTCTTTATTTCTGAGATAAATAACATAAAGtgagaaaaaacacccccccacaatagataaacccaaacgtTAGTACacactgatgagaaggaagtagtgcataagcaaaaaaacttcaaaccgATATATCATGTACTTgatgaaaattctgagaaaaaTTATCACATATCTGAaaagagcatgctgagagctttccaatgcctatttgttttcgaaaaacAGAGTCTGTTTGCCCAATCTATGGCCCCAGAAGTGCAGAAAAAGACccgactttgactggaaaaaagtatagtcaaacagaAGATTCAGAAAAAAcatccaacaccatgaggtccggctcggaaccagcttttcgatgtctatttgttttcgaaaaagggactctgtatgctcaagataTAGCCAAAAAACgaaccccccctcaaaaaggcAAGAGGGTGGTGGTCTGATGGAGGACCCAAGTAGAGGTGGCGCACGAGCGGCGCTCCGGTGGCTCTCTGGTGGCTCTCCGACGGCGCTCCAAGGAGGAGAAGCGGAGGAGGTGGTTGGGCGGCGGCGCAGGCTGGGTCAGGCGGTGGTGGTGGCTGGGCTGGGCCGGGCGGTGGCACTAGCTAAGCAAGGCGACGGCAGCACTTGCTAGGCGGGGCGGTGGCGACACTAGCTAGGCGGGGGGGGCGGTGATGCTAGTTGGGTCAGCAGGTGGCCGGAGGGCCGGCGAAAGTCGGCGGGGCCAAAAGAGTCGGTAGGGGTCGGGCTGGAGGATGGGACCGGCAAGGGCCGAGGCCGAGGCCAGTGGGGGTCGGACAGGTCCGGAACCCTGCAAAAACCAaattcccaaaaaaaaaaattaaaacccctTTTTTTCCTTTTTCGCCTTtgaccttttttttatttttattttatttttggttgatattttttgaaaaaaaatttcttgatttgCATGTCAGGGTCGTACGGCCTTGTACTAAAGAAAAAATTGCCCCTAGATGCTCAGaagtcaaaactaggcaagttttatatgactataggggtttttgagccttctgagcacgatggtgaggtatgtttaggcccaaagtgctcaggaaAAAAGGCCTATCCTTAGGTACAAAAGAAAAACTTCCTAAAAcctcagatctgcttccaatgcacaaattctcaaaacaagaacagatagttgtagatctggagctctgataccatgtgagagttgagaaacacaacaccacgggagcctaaagatcttctgcaagctaaataatatgttacaaagagaagcaaggaagcaaaataacTGAAAAGCAAAGaacacataaaatatgctcaaaagatgagagttcaataatcaccaaaatgtgtaatgtgataataatacaaagaaaagaaaattaacctctaataggtcaagaaactttaaaagggaaaaccctaggcttgcacataataattaataaaagaattaattattatgcacctaatgttagcttaagtgtaaaaagagataatagggaacttaaagaattaaacaaatattgtttaattaatcaagtaaagacccaattactctaacatatATTTCAAATCATAATCATTCAACAATAGTCTTTATTCTTCTTTGAGGAGCAATATAACTGATAACTTCATGTAGAGTCATATATTGTAAATTGGATGATATGTTTCAAGACTGCTATTTTTCATATTATATTTGTAATGACACCTACAACCATGTGCATTAATTGTTTGTAAGCATCATTATTATATAATAGTTTATATTCATTATTTTAGATGTTTAAGTTTATCAACAATCTTAGATATTGTATAAATGTAAAATAATTATGGCAATGGATAATTCATAGCATTATAGGATATCAAAAGAATTTATATGACTAATTCTAATTGAGAATAAAATTATTAAAAGATTTCACAAGCTGTATGACAATAGGAATTGAATACAAATAGCATTTAGTAGTGTATACAATCATATATTTTTTGAGACATTGTCAATCACGTACATTGGTGTGATACCAATGTTtagcacatacacacacatatataccaaaatatttcaaactataatatttgtcaaaaatgtGACTTCTGATATGCTTAAAGTATGTCCATACTCTGTTGTAAAAGCTAGTAGGATGTTGTCAAAGGATGTGAATTGAACGATTTGTGGAGTTATATGCATTTAACTATAGTAAATATAATAGAGATGGAGAATTTTTTTTGGATATCAATATAAAGTCGGATTATTGATCAAGGTGTTTTGGAATAatctaatattataattatattaaagaTAAAAGGTAATACAAATATTATATTCACatgaattatataattaattttagCTCATTATATATGAGATATTCTTGTTCAATGCCTCTTGGCATCTCACTATTCATCATCTAGCTTTCAGCTATTTCGATAGTGGACTTATAGTGGTCTTATAGGTGCAAAGTCAACAAAAGTGAATTTACCATATTGAAGAATGCTTGCCAAGGAAaaatcacacttgattctaaataaGCTATATTTTAATTCTATGAGatcctaaagcataatatttctcTTATATACTTGTGACTAGTTTTGCCCCACTAATATAGTTCAAGTATAGCTTGTATATTTACATATAGAGTTTTTTATGATTCTCTTTAGGGTTTAGGCAACTATTCAAGCATGTTAAATATGTTAGAGTTGTCAATGGACTCAAGCCTCTAGGATTATCTACAAAACCAAAGATGCCTTCCACAAGAGAGCTACAAGAGCAAAATATTTTCTAATTATGAGCGCAATGGATTACATTCATGTTGGACTCCAAAATGTACATATGATGTTGTTATCCTATTTTCAGATTTGGCCTTCAACTCTGAAAAAATAGGATAACCCCCACAATTTTTGTCTGAATTGTGGCCTATATACTCTAAGCATGTTAATAGAGATGATTTTCACTTAAATCCCCTCTCTCGACTTAAGTCCTTAAGTCAATTTTTGTTCAagtcttttctttcaaagtttttaGTTTCCATTTTTAAGTTAGCTTTATTTTCTTTAGTCATTTGTATCAAATCGGGTCTTAAACTCAATTCTACACTTGCTTGGTCATTTGGTTTAAATCAGGTCCATAGACTCGAAATGCACCTAACAACCCAATTTACATCATTTATTTCCCATACTTAGCATTAAATGTGTTTGAGTCTGATTTAATATCGAATTCTTTAATCCTTTTTATTATCTTCCCTTTGGTTTTATTGTCATCTTTTTGCCCTATCTTTTTGTGATCTCTGAGGTgaagagtcatcatcatcattgctTTTTACAAGGTATGATTTTCATTTTTGTTCTTCTTTTGTTTTTGGGGGTTTGCATTTAGGGCTTTTGAAATACAAATGCCTGTCATTGTTGAGTTATCTTTATTTCAAAACCCACATGACACACACCATATTCATGGTGTCATTCAGATCTAATGACCCGAGCAACATCATGATTATGGTTTTTAGCATTTTAAATCTTCGACCAATACCTTACGGTGTCGTTCGAGTCTGTAGACTCAAACCCCGCCAGTTTTTACCAAGCACGGTGTTGTTCGGGCCTACAAACTCGAACAACACTAAAACACTTGTGATGCTATGTATCTCATGAATCAACACTTAAGGGTGTTGTTTGGATCCATAGATCTGAACTACATCAATTAAAGGGTGTTGTTCAGGTCTACGAACCCAAACAACACCGCCACCAAGCCTTTACCTTGGTGTAAGTCGAGTAAACAGACCCAACCTACACTGCCCCTTTTTTTGTATCATTGTGGTGTATGTCGAGTTTGTGTACCCAACTTACACTTATTTTTAATTTACCCTCTCCAAGGTGTAAATCAAGTCTATAGGCCCTATTTGCACCATATATTTCATGAACATTATCCCAAGTGCAAACTAGGCCTAAAGACCCGATTGACACCTACACTTAGAAATTTCTCTAAGTGTAGAAATATAAGATACAATTGTTTGCTTAGAATTTATCTAAGTATAAAGAAGAAAGTTTAACTCTTGGAGAACCTTTGAAGACATGGCCTTTTCAGCCTTCTTGTTCCAATGAAGATGTTTTTCTCATGAAGATGTTTTGGCTAACTCGGGAGGTTTTTCTCAAACTTATTGCAATCACAGTGTTTACTAGATGACTTCACCCTCTTCGAGTCAAAAAAAGATGAAATTCAAAAAGCAAGTTCCTCATCCTACCTTTCCACAATCCTCAATGACGTCCATCATTGAGCATATCAGGGAAacaaagattggtcatatagattTGGAAGAGTTTGTCAAAAGGGCTTAGAATCCTCCTAACTACTATTTGATGGAACCTACTAGATCAATAGTAGTATAAATTTGGTCGCATCTTTCCCCATGTCAGTTCAGAATCCTTAGTTTGTGCTTGTAGTGGCCAATCATTTGGATCCAATGAGTAGAAGTGTCAAAGATGTTGATGGGAATAAGGTGTTGGTTTTGGATGAAGATTTATTTGATACAAAGTTCAAATATCGAGATATAGATTCTTTTGCCAACATAAATATAGAGTTAGCTAGAGTTTATTATGAGAAGAATTCTAACAGGCACAGGAGGAACATTAATGATAATTGGTTAAAAATTCCTAGGCCAACCATTTCCAAGTGGCCCAAGACTATTCACCAAACTGATTTCAAAGAAGTGAGTGACCTATTCACTCTTTTGAGCAAGGTAAAGGGTTTGCCAACTTCATATACATATTATGAATgtatgtatcaatacattcatgtcATAAGGCAATTTATAACAAAAGAATCTATTGGGGAAGGCAAAAGAAACCAAACAAGGACACACTTTGGAATCCCGGAAACCCGAGGTTCTGGAATGTGTACAAGGAGCAAAAGGACTCCGAGGTTTGGGGAACCTAAAACTCTAAAGAGGCAGAACCAaaaaaaggaaaagacaagaaagCAACAAGAAACAGGAAAGAAATTAAGGGGGACCCAACATTTCATAAGAAGGAATGGAAGAggtgagtatgcaaggcataacacaaTCTAAGCAAGATTTGAAACAAAACTAACAAAGTTCGATATCAATAGAACCTTTGGCTCATGTTTATGGATAAAACCACAttttatctctcaaaatacaacctAGCCCAAAGATTCTAAGATTGCTCTATTAAAATTGAGCTTACACCATCTAGCTAGAGAAGTCCTCAAGTTTGAAGGTAGATCATCTTGACCAACCCAATGTAAGAGAAATGACATTGTTTACTCGTTACTTTTTAAAATCTCTTTTATTTACTAAAGAGATTATTTATTCATTttatagttatttaatttattaaaaagtaattctattttatttatattattttttaaaaaaaaaaattatagaattattttattttatttattaaaaaattatttttatagaaatattttattttgatttaagtctaagaaattttatatttcatttatttaaaacTATTTTTAAAGTTCTGTTTTTTTAATATATGTTGGCTCTACAAACATAGTACAACCATAAAAGAGAGGATCAAAATGGATTAGAGAAGGAACCCAACTCAAAACAAGATTGTACTACTCATTACATCAAAACGGACCCAAAACTAAATGGGAATTGACATAGCTATGCAAAAATTATAATTGAACAATATCTAGCATGCAGGCATTGAGCACCCCCGATAACAGCTTAAAACCCCATATAATGCCCTTGGGGTTGGTTATTTCAGCCCAAATAGACTATCATTTCATAGCTATCAGTATTGTATGAGTCAGAAATTTGGTGGTCAAAACGGAAGCAAACCTTTGCTTTAGGCTTCTTTAAAGCAAATTATGCATTTGTTGTTTCTCTTGGTTGTCTTACTTGGTTCTTGATTGCTTTATCCTTGATCCTTTTCCCTGACCCTTTTGGAGGCACCGTCTACGCAGCCATCAGGATGCACCATCGCATCCGATGGCCCTTAACACCGTAACTGCAATTAACTATATTTCAACAATAGAACTACCCGATCATACATCCACAACAGTTCGATGAGGAAAAATCAGAAAGATGAAACATCCAACTGCAGTTCAACGATGAAAAATCAGCAAGATGAAATTTTTGGATCGAGCTAATTCTTACTTTTTCTTGTTAACGTTTCAATATTTTTTTACTAATCTCTGTGAACCTGCTGCATCTGCCAATGAAGCTGAAAAACGGTATTGCTTGAGATTATTTTGTGAACCTGCTGCGATTGCTTGTGCATTGCTGCGGATTTTTTCGGTATTGCAATTATAAACCAACATAACAAGTTATataaataggttgaactcagttatATAAATTAGTTTGATTTCTGTTATGATAAATATTGTAAAACCAGAATTTCAAGCTTGCGTGGATGATCTCCAGCTGAGGTTGCTTACATTTGTCATTTTAAATTCCCACCCCAAGAAAATCAAGGCTATGGGCACAAGTGAGATGCTTCCATTTGCCATTATAGTCTAATGGACTTTAATTCTTCTTCATGATTTAGTATCGTGGATTAAAAGCAAAGACAGGGATTTAAAAAACACCTGTGCATTTTATACGTTTCTCTCAGGTGCCGGACTGTAAGAAGAAATACCATAAAACCATAGTTCACCGTTCACAATATTTGAATAGCAATAGCTTGATCATTCATAAAGGTCCATGAAACAAAGAACCTGTAATAAATCCTAGTACTGCTTGTTGATCTTTTACCTCTAATAAAAAGATTTTGAGGCCCTACCATTTCTTCTGTTTAATACCATTGCTTATGGTGAATATATGCTACCTTATAACATATCCTACCAAATTCAACAACTCGTGACTTATTTACGACATATCCTAGTACTAGCTTTATGACTAAAATATAAACCTACCATGGCATAAGTTCATATTTTCAGCTAGTAATTCTTCATAAAATTCAGCGCTCTTTCCTTTTGCCATCGTTTGGCAATGGTTAACACAAGGCACAGGCTTTATTGTATTTAGATTGCAGGTAATAATATTATTTAACAGATTGCAACACTCTTGACTATGGTATAACAACTGAACATCGCAAAGTACAATTTAGCATAATACTTTTTTAAGGTCCCACGAGTGAGAAACATTCTCATCCTAAGTAGTTTACCAtagttccaaaaatagaatttaattatacAGTCAGTTGTGCGAACGGAATTTGAAAACTAAATATTTGTTTTGTTATGAGCTGGTTGTATTTTATTATTCTAGTTAGTTGAGAACACAGTAAATATTACCATGGGCGTATATTCTTGTGTGAATTGAAGAGAATAACCCAATTTCTACGGTTGCAGGCATATACTCAATACACGATGACAGCTTTCTATCAGAGGTAAATTCCGCATAGCATTTTGACAGAATAGCTCAGATGGCAAATCTACAGTTAGATTCAATATCTAAAACTAATGGTTTTCTGTACAGAATAAAAATACATCATTCCAATAAGAAAAGAGCACCGCACATCTCATTCATAAAATAAAACACGGTGTTAGATGGCTCATAAAACACGTGACTAGACGGCCCAAGGTCAAAATGTTCAAAAtgcatgttttgaaaatgttttttaAACTAACAAATTTTTCAGTACAATGCAAAGTAAACAGAAATTTCCGTGATGGCTTCAATAAATTGGTAGCCTCCAATCAAAGCGCTATGACATTCTGCATATAAAAGGCACCATGAAGTAGCATTCACCAAAAACTTTCTAGAAGCCTGGCTTTTCTTTGCACCTGACGTTTGCAAATAATGTTAATCATGTGCACATCCAAACCTTGTTTTCTCTTCTTGGCCATAAAATTAAATGTATGGCAAACACAGCTAGTCGTGTTGAGCAGCTCAATCAATCTTCACCGATGAGTATATCTTACGCACAAACCAGAAGCATGCGTAGAAGCCGATTGTACCAGTCAATACAAAGAAAGCATATGAAATGATCGTCATGTAGCCAAAGTAGAGAATACCAGAAACAAGCTTAGTGATCTCCAGTTTGGTGAAGAAGTAGAATATTGCATATAGAAACAAATAGAGTGCTGATGAGCCTGAAGTTAGATATGCTCTCCACCACCAATGATAATCTTCACTGCACAACTGGAAGTAGCAGAGAACAATGGTGATCTCCGCACAAGTGACCAGAAGGATAATAAAGACAATGAACAAGAACCCAAAGATATAGTAGAACTGATTCAGCCATATGGAAGTCAGAATGAAAAACAGCTCAATGAAAACAGCTCCAAAAGGCAAGATGCCACCAATTAATACGGAGAAAATTGGCTGCATGTACCAAGCCTGTTCTGGAATTTGCCTGGGGATCTTGTTTGTCTTCACTGGATCCTCAATTGCAGGTTTCTTGAACCCAAAGTAACTACCAACAAATACCAGGGGTACAGAAATTCCAAACCATAAAAAGACCAGGGCAAACATTGTTCCAAAGGGTACAGCACCAGATGATTTCTCACCCCATATCAATGCATTCAGTATGAAGAAAATGCAGAAAATAGTACCCGGAAACATAAAAGCAGTCTTCAGGGTATTTTTCTTCCACTCTGCGCCTTTGAACATCTTGTACATACGAGCTGAAGAGTAGCCAGCAAACAAACCCATGAAAACCCACAACAGAACCATAGCTGTCATCAACCCACCACGGTTGGAGGGAGAAAGGAAGCCAAGCATTGCAAATATCATTGTAACAAGTGTCATCCCAAAAAACTGAACACCAGTTCCAACATACACACAAAGCAGGCTAGAATGACTAGGGGGCCTGAACACATCTCCATGGACCAATTTCCATCCTGTTTCTTCTTGAGCTTCATCCTGTGTCTCCAGCTGATTGTATTTTGAAATATCCCTATACAAAGTTCTCATCATGATCATTGCCACCATGCCAGAAAGGAACAGGACAATCATCaatgaattgattatggagaaccAATGGATCTGATCATCTGTCATTAGAAGATATGTATCCCATCGAGATGCCCACTTCACAGGGCTATCCTGCAGAATCCCTCATATTAGCCACATATGCAGTGGGCATAACATTTATTGAAATAACTCCTGTGGACTGAAGCTCAGATAAAAAAAGCATTAGAAAAGTTATTGCAATACCTTGAAACTGACATCATAACTGAAGATGACCTCTTTACCTTCCTCCACCTCCTGGGGAGCATCAGAACTTAAAACATAACGCTTAGTATTTGCATTGCAGGTTATCAAATGTGGATTCTCAGGATCCCAAGGCTGCTCATATTCGTG encodes:
- the LOC131036687 gene encoding transmembrane 9 superfamily member 7, with the translated sequence MASGASLLSFIIFALASTANCFYLPGVAPQDFSKGDELQVKVNKLTSTKTQLPYDFYYLDYCKPKEIVNSAENLGEVLRGDRIENSPYVFGMREHKLCNYVCKKKLDSKSAKNFKEKIDDEYRVQMILDNLPVVVPRQRMDGTPAYSYEHGFRVGFKASYAGSTEEKYFIHNHLNFEVKYHTDTVTDTARIVGFEVTPFSVKHEYEQPWDPENPHLITCNANTKRYVLSSDAPQEVEEGKEVIFSYDVSFKDSPVKWASRWDTYLLMTDDQIHWFSIINSLMIVLFLSGMVAMIMMRTLYRDISKYNQLETQDEAQEETGWKLVHGDVFRPPSHSSLLCVYVGTGVQFFGMTLVTMIFAMLGFLSPSNRGGLMTAMVLLWVFMGLFAGYSSARMYKMFKGAEWKKNTLKTAFMFPGTIFCIFFILNALIWGEKSSGAVPFGTMFALVFLWFGISVPLVFVGSYFGFKKPAIEDPVKTNKIPRQIPEQAWYMQPIFSVLIGGILPFGAVFIELFFILTSIWLNQFYYIFGFLFIVFIILLVTCAEITIVLCYFQLCSEDYHWWWRAYLTSGSSALYLFLYAIFYFFTKLEITKLVSGILYFGYMTIISYAFFVLTGTIGFYACFWFVRKIYSSVKID